A stretch of Cyanobacterium sp. HL-69 DNA encodes these proteins:
- a CDS encoding diguanylate cyclase/phosphodiesterase with PAS/PAC sensor(s): MSYRVFNSTLSIVQTEIDHFSENSALEDFHQQALSLPYFRNKLVTKILNNIPNHHVLIHDQTNYIDDNTFCIGVTDEILLIRKKISEYIREVVTEYQVLSVVDKKVIPKNNLVPFSEVFWWIRIDTMKPAMTYYFGPFDSLREAEENCNGYIEDLIEEKAEEITFDYQYFEPDSLTINRDVKDLQVENEQLWDDLEYAKFEKNYYESLFLFSPDSCLIIDNNGIIRLANGNAQEMLKTSKEKLMNSSVNLFTENGDFQQSLHLMCETNNGNGKNLDQKNHFFTIKLSLPHGEMICVSVKANIIWDCEHKMIGWHLSLHDITNLQETHDDLFRQSRYDSLTNLPNRRSLLEFLEKVLDQEQKGKNNQFAVLFLDINKFKSINDTFGHSTGDEVLVILAKRLMTCIRSFDHVSRLGGDEFMIVLTHIRSPHEAKECAYRIQESLSSCFHVSQKEIMVTVSIGIVIGDMDSSNLPKILSHADMAMYKAKKEKELFYIHDD; encoded by the coding sequence ATGTCTTATAGAGTATTTAATTCCACTTTGTCCATTGTCCAAACAGAAATTGATCATTTTTCGGAAAATTCTGCCCTAGAAGATTTTCATCAACAAGCATTATCTTTGCCTTATTTCCGTAATAAATTGGTCACAAAAATACTTAATAATATTCCTAATCATCATGTATTGATACATGATCAAACTAATTATATAGATGATAACACTTTCTGTATTGGCGTGACAGATGAAATATTATTAATCAGGAAAAAAATTAGTGAATATATCAGAGAAGTTGTGACAGAATACCAAGTTCTTAGTGTTGTAGATAAAAAAGTTATTCCTAAAAACAATTTAGTTCCATTTTCAGAAGTGTTTTGGTGGATTAGAATTGATACCATGAAACCTGCTATGACTTATTATTTTGGTCCTTTTGATAGTTTACGAGAAGCGGAGGAAAATTGTAATGGTTATATTGAAGATTTAATAGAAGAAAAAGCAGAAGAAATTACTTTCGATTATCAATATTTTGAGCCTGATTCCCTAACTATAAATAGGGATGTAAAAGATTTACAGGTAGAAAATGAGCAGTTATGGGATGACTTGGAGTATGCAAAGTTTGAAAAAAACTACTATGAAAGTTTATTTTTGTTTTCTCCTGATAGTTGTTTAATTATTGATAATAATGGAATCATTAGACTGGCTAATGGTAATGCTCAAGAAATGCTCAAAACTTCCAAAGAGAAGTTAATGAATAGTTCTGTAAATTTGTTTACGGAGAATGGTGATTTTCAACAATCATTACATTTAATGTGCGAGACAAATAATGGAAATGGAAAAAATTTAGATCAAAAAAATCATTTTTTTACTATTAAGTTATCCTTGCCCCATGGTGAAATGATTTGTGTTAGTGTCAAGGCAAATATTATCTGGGATTGTGAGCATAAAATGATTGGGTGGCATTTGTCCCTTCATGACATCACCAATCTACAAGAAACCCATGATGATCTTTTTCGTCAGTCTCGGTATGATTCCCTTACTAATTTACCCAACCGTCGCTCATTGTTAGAGTTTTTAGAGAAGGTTTTAGATCAAGAGCAAAAAGGAAAAAATAATCAATTTGCGGTTCTTTTTCTTGATATAAATAAATTTAAGAGTATTAATGATACTTTTGGTCATTCTACTGGGGATGAAGTTTTAGTTATTTTGGCAAAAAGGTTAATGACTTGTATAAGAAGTTTTGACCATGTTTCTCGATTGGGGGGAGATGAGTTTATGATAGTTTTAACTCATATTCGTTCTCCCCATGAAGCCAAAGAATGTGCTTATCGTATTCAAGAGTCTTTGTCTAGTTGTTTTCATGTTAGCCAAAAGGAAATTATGGTTACGGTTAGTATTGGTATTGTCATCGGTGATATGGACAGTTCCAATTTACCGAAAATTTTATCCCACGCAGACATGGCGATGTATAAGGCAAAAAAAGAAAAAGAATTATTTTATATACATGATGATTAG
- a CDS encoding cAMP-binding putative transcriptional regulator, translating into MQNTLINKNSISLNKLLRTLTESEFEKISPYFQEVNLTSGTILHEAYEPIKVVYFPLTAMISLVSIMEDGSTTEIGLVGNEGMIGLPVFLGGQYTISRAIVQMKGKSLKMRSDVLVREFKEAGALQKILLLHTQARLTQIAQSAACNRQHKIEARLARWLLSVYDCVLQDELDLTQEFISNMLGVRRAGVTIAAKALQDKGIIRYNRGKILIVDHKKLEQTSCECYRIVQNEFIRLLGSCRG; encoded by the coding sequence GTGCAAAATACCTTGATTAACAAAAATTCCATTTCTCTCAATAAACTACTCCGTACATTAACAGAGTCTGAATTTGAGAAAATATCGCCTTACTTCCAAGAAGTAAATTTAACATCGGGAACAATTCTTCATGAAGCCTATGAGCCAATTAAAGTGGTCTATTTTCCTTTGACGGCAATGATTTCCCTTGTTTCCATCATGGAAGATGGCTCTACCACAGAAATCGGTTTGGTTGGTAATGAAGGAATGATAGGGCTACCCGTGTTTTTAGGGGGACAATATACCATTAGTCGTGCCATTGTTCAAATGAAAGGTAAAAGTCTTAAAATGCGATCGGATGTATTAGTTAGAGAGTTTAAAGAAGCTGGTGCGCTGCAAAAAATATTACTGCTTCATACTCAAGCCAGGCTCACTCAAATAGCCCAAAGTGCCGCCTGTAACCGACAACACAAAATAGAAGCCCGATTGGCACGGTGGTTATTATCAGTGTACGACTGCGTACTACAAGATGAGTTAGATCTCACTCAGGAATTTATATCTAATATGCTAGGGGTACGTAGGGCAGGAGTCACCATTGCAGCAAAAGCCCTTCAAGATAAAGGCATTATTCGCTATAACCGAGGAAAAATATTGATTGTTGATCATAAGAAATTAGAACAGACATCTTGTGAGTGCTATAGAATCGTACAAAATGAGTTTATCCGCCTACTAGGTTCTTGTCGAGGGTAA